A genome region from Tenrec ecaudatus isolate mTenEca1 chromosome 13, mTenEca1.hap1, whole genome shotgun sequence includes the following:
- the GAL3ST2 gene encoding galactose-3-O-sulfotransferase 2: MAGTDWVQNKCLIRSPSCCSNPGDRGTGRHQGLSTEQRPPSWWLRRDPVAGKDTLPAADPWPRTELTPPRSPASVVCACRYFQGFLVFLVLTLCLLAGLLHLDMDFLTPLLRGTTKPPVINIMFLKTHKTASSTVLNVLFRFTETHNLSVALPEGNRFHLGYPWLFLARYVEGAEPQGTGPRRRFNIMGNHLRFNLPEVQKVMPKDTFYLSIVRNPVAQLESSFAYYKEYVPAFRAARNLSAFLASPQTFYGAQPGLLNAYARNNMWFDFGLEPDSMDADGPAVREQLVELERRFGLVLIADYFDESMVLLRHVLHWAPDDVAYFPLNARSPRAVAHLAPCDQERARRWCALDWRLYEHFNRTFWARVDAELGARRLRAEVAQLRARRAELSRLCLQDAAPKNKSQITDAQLLPYQSGEADILGYQLRLGLDNGTRRLCQRLATPELQYMARLYSLQFPGKPPKNIQFLKG; the protein is encoded by the exons ATGGCGGGGACAGACTGGGTGCAG AATAAATGTCTGATCCGCAGTCCATCCTGCTGCAGCAACCCTGGAGACAGAGGGACGGGCAGGCACCAGGGACTTTCCACAGAGCAGAGGCCGCCATCCTGGTGGCTCAGGCGGGATCCTGTGGCAGGAAAAGATACCCTTCCAGCTGCTGACCCATGGCCCAGGACAGAGCTCACACCACCCAGAAGTCCCGCCTCTGTTGTCTGTGCCTGCAG GTACTTCCAGGGCTTCCTTGTCTTCCTGGTCCTGACCTTGTGCCTGCTGGCGGGCCTCCTACACCTGGACATGGACTTTCTCACACC CCTGCTCCGGGGGACCACGAAGCCTCCCGTCATCAACATCATGTTCTTGAAGACGCACAAGACGGCAAGCAGTACGGTGCTCAACGTTCTCTTCCGCTTCACCGAGACGCACAATCTCTCGGTGGCGCTGCCCGAGGGCAACCGCTTCCACCTGGGCTACCCCTGGCTCTTCCTGGCGCGCTACGTGGAGGGCGCCGAGCCGCAGGGCACCGGCCCGCGGAGGCGCTTCAACATCATGGGCAACCACCTGCGGTTCAACCTGCCAGAG GTGCAAAAAGTCATGCCCAAGGACACATTCTACTTGTCCATCGTGCGGAACCCGGTGGCCCAGCTTGAGTCGTCCTTCGCCTACTACAAGGAATATGTGCCTGCCTTCCGCGCGGCACGCAACCTGAGCGCCTTCCTGGCGTCGCCGCAGACCTTCTATGGCGCGCAGCCCGGGCTGCTTAACGCCTACGCCCGCAACAACATGTGGTTCGACTTCGGCCTGGAGCCTGACAGCATGGACGCAGACGGGCCTGCAGTGCGCGAGCAGCTGGTCGAGCTGGAGCGGCGGTTCGGCCTGGTGCTCATCGCAGATTACTTCGATGAGTCCATGGTGCTGCTGCGTCACGTGCTGCATTGGGCGCCCGACGACGTGGCCTACTTCCCACTCAATGCCCGCAGCCCGCGCGCCGTGGCTCACCTGGCGCCCTGCGACCAGGAGCGTGCCCGGCGCTGGTGCGCGCTCGACTGGCGTCTCTATGAGCACTTCAACCGCACCTTCTGGGCGCGCGTGGATGCTGAGCTGGGCGCGCGGCGACTGCGGGCTGAGGTGGCACAGCTGCGCGCGCGCAGAGCGGAGCTCAGCCGCCTGTGCCTGCAGGACGCGGCGCCCAAGAACAAGTCCCAGATCACCGACGCGCAACTCCTGCCATACCAGTCCGGGGAGGCCGACATCCTGGGCTACCAGCTCCGGCTTGGCCTGGACAACGGCACGCGGCGGCTGTGCCAGCGACTGGCCACGCCCGAGCTCCAGTACATGGCGCGCCTCTACTCCCTGCAGTTCCCCGGGAAACCCCCCAAGAACATCCAGTTCCTGAAGGGTTAG